The Mycobacterium haemophilum DSM 44634 sequence CCGGTCCGCCGCAGATCAGGATCTGTCGGTCGCCCCAACCGCCGTATTTGGTCACCACGTCAGGGAGCCGGCCGGTTTGGTGCACATGCAGGCCACGCGGCGCCGAGACGTCGGGGTAATCGGCGGCCCAGGACGGGTCTTGGCGGTACTCCGATACTGGTGAGACCGCCAGCCACGGACAGTGCGCGGCGACCTGCCATAGCGTGCGCAGGTCGTAGAGCTCGCAGCGGTAGCGTGCGCCGACGAACAGGTGGACCCGTGGGTTCACGGCGAAGCGGCTGAGGTCCACAATCAGCGCCCGCAGCGGTGCCAGACCGGTGCTGCCGGCCACCATCAGCACGTCCCCGCCGTCGCGATCGACCCGCATTGCGCCGTGCGGACTGGACAACCGCCACCGGTCGCCGGGCCGAGTTTCGCCGACGATGGCGGTGCTGACCAAGCCGCCGGGGACCACACGGACATGGAACTCGATCGCGCCGTCTGAGGCAGCAGGAATGGCGGGGCTGAGGTATCGCCAACGGCGCGGGCATTGCGGAATGTGGACGTTGACGTACTGGCCGGGGTAATAGTGCATTGGCCGGTCTAGTCGCAGCCGAACGACTGCGAGATCCCGTGACACCCGAATGTGTTCAG is a genomic window containing:
- a CDS encoding FAD-binding oxidoreductase, giving the protein MSLDNRDALRVLRDVFAQEDLDRANETNELVRKFYTHWFALDASVRDLFPPEMDGQRATFAHALHWVYSELAAQRAEEPVTFLAQLGRDHRKYGVLPSHYETLRRALYTTLRTRLGEAWTDAVHDALSQSLNLITGVMSGAADADEGPAWWDATVTEHIRVSRDLAVVRLRLDRPMHYYPGQYVNVHIPQCPRRWRYLSPAIPAASDGAIEFHVRVVPGGLVSTAIVGETRPGDRWRLSSPHGAMRVDRDGGDVLMVAGSTGLAPLRALIVDLSRFAVNPRVHLFVGARYRCELYDLRTLWQVAAHCPWLAVSPVSEYRQDPSWAADYPDVSAPRGLHVHQTGRLPDVVTKYGGWGDRQILICGGPAMVRATKAALIAKGAPPERIQHDPLSR